A part of Ptychodera flava strain L36383 chromosome 11, AS_Pfla_20210202, whole genome shotgun sequence genomic DNA contains:
- the LOC139143355 gene encoding uncharacterized protein, which translates to MARKPSWDDRKKKYDARGCMLTSVPDELWTKYKDAKIVDLSMNKITSIPSQIKELTVIEELSLKDNNLQIFPDAVCQMKSLKILNLESNSFTSVSYNVIQLNQLQEVNLLKSGTPTFPRMICRIPSLKRLHFGFKDLPFRVTSLPDDVLTTLPLEELYLYNCNFSLFPKVIFKIKTLKVLSLVWCKISDELNNLGELSNLKQLTLSCNELTSLPESIGNLSKLEVLHANKNKLASLPAVMKKLSKLKTIDLDDNPFSKGKSMACENKSSKVKSIISQAPVATGGMKPPVESQPKQSVPKQSVLHVTQDTGTKRLSTPTYQSPLKSSVSTQQSRKQPGKEEAKPIATPTYGSSLTSLLQSKQSNTQPGKAETKITGIPTGKSIASMSTGSGTTPEKRISSAPSNTRSLLSTPRETLSQQVSRGVVPTQSKIPTSSVLEKKETGQSLQKLLNDRERKQEELRQKQKIQQQQTQQQRQQSIESKVPARAKTAAVSLGPSPGIGKYSMERKPRGQAVIINNYKFGPFERREGTQFDKENLQSLLKKLHFCVHIYNDLGASDMECVVKTFSLEDHSDFDCFVCFVLSHGSEGKVSGVDGKSVEIRDLTKHFSAENCKTLASKPKLFFIQACQGQMSMGGWMPTDAVFGSTLIPNEADFVIGYSTVPGHVSYRNTEQGSYYIKTLVNQLQQLSDEHDLVSILANVREEVSRTVGVSGGGNCTQVPTVVSTLGKQVYLKS; encoded by the exons ATGGCCAGGAAACCATCTTGGGATGACAGGAAAAAGAAATATGATGCACGTGGTTGTATGTTGACATCAGTACCTGATGAACTGTGGACGAAATATAAAGATGCTAAAATTGTCGACTTGTCGATGAACAAAATAACTAGCATACCGTCACAGATCAAGGAATTGACAGTAATTGAAGAACTCTCTCTGAAAGACAACAATTTGCAAATCTTTCCTGATGCTGTATGCCAAATGAAatccttgaaaatattaaacTTGGAATCGAATTCCTTTACGTCTGTCTCCTACAACGTTATACAACTCAATCAACTGCAGGAAGTTAATCTATTGAAGAGTGGTACACCTACATTTCCAAGAATGATCTGTCGTATCCCAAGTTTGAAGAGATTACACTTTGGGTTCAAGGATTTGCCATTTCGTGTCACCAGTTTACCAGATGATGTTTTGACAACACTGCCTCTTGAAGAGCTATATCTGTACAACTGTAATTTCAGCCTGTTTCCCAAAGTGATCTTCAAAATCAAGACATTGAAGGTACTGAGTCTGGTTTGGTGCAAAATTTCAGATGAGCTGAACAACCTTGGGGAACTTTCAAATCTCAAACAACTCACCCTGTCTTGCAATGAGCTAACCTCACTTCCTGAAAGTATCGGCAATCTTTCCAAACTCGAAGTACTTCATGCAAACAAGAACAAGTTGGCGAGTTTACCGGCCGTGATGAAGAAGCTGTCGAAATTAAAGACCATCGATTTAGACGACAATCCTTTCAGTAAAGGGAAGTCTATGGCATGTGAAAATAAATCATCGAAAGTCAAAAGCATAATAAGTCAAGCTCCAGTCGCAACGGGCGGAATGAAACCACCTGTTGAGTCACAGCCAAAACAAAGCGTTCCAAAACAAAgcgttttacatgtaacacaggACACCGGTACAAAACGTCTCTCAACTCCGACATACCAAAGTCCTCTGAAATCTTCAGTTTCAACACAACAAAGTCGAAAACAACCTGGGAAAGAAGAGGCCAAACCGATTGCAACACCTACATATGGAAGTTCCCTAACATCATTgcttcaatcaaaacaaagtAACACGCAACCTGGAAAGGCTGAAACGAAGATAACGGGAATACCAACAGGGAAAAGTATTGCATCAATGTCAACTGGCTCTGGAACAACACCGGAAAAAAGGATATCATCAGCGCCCTCAAACACGAGATCGTTATTGTCCACACCACGAGAGACACTGTCACAACAGGTTTCAAGGGGCGTGGTTCCAACACAAAGTAAAATACCAACTTCTTCCGTACTTGAGAAGAAAGAAACCGGCCAATCGCTACAGAAGTTACTCAACGACAGGGAGAGAAAACAAGAAGAACTtcgacaaaaacaaaagatccaACAACAGCAGACACAGCAACAGCGCCAACAGAGCATAGAAAGTAAAGTTCCAGCCAGGGCGAAAACAGCAGCAGTTTCATTAGGACCATCGCCTGGTATCGGAAAATATTCCATGGAAAGAAAACCTCGAGGACAAGCAGTGATCATTAATAATTACAAGTTTGGACCATTTGAAAGAAGAGAGGGCACGCAATTTGATAAAG AGAACCTGCAATCCCTGCTGAAGAAACTTCATTTCTGTGTTCACATCTACAACGACCTTGGTGCAAGTGACATGGAGTGTGTTGTGAAGACGTTCAGTCTCGAAGACCACAGCGATTTCGACtgttttgtctgttttgtgTTGTCTCATGGATCAGAAGGCAAAGTTTCTGGCGTTGATGGCAAGAGTGTTGAGATAAGAGATCTTACTAAACACTTCTCAGCTGAAAATTGCAAAACGTTGGCCAGTAAGCCCAAGTTATTCTTCATCCAGGCATGTCAAGGACAAATGTCCATGGGAGGCTGGATGCCTACAGATGCTGTATTTGGAAGCACTCTGATCCCAAACGAAGCAGACTTTGTGATCGGCTATTCTACCGTACCGGGCCACGTTTCGTACAGAAATACCGAACAAGGAAGTTACTACATAAAAACGTTAGTGAATCAACTGCAGCAGCTCTCCGATGAACATGACTTAGTGTCAATACTTGCAAACGTTAGGGAAGAAGTCAGCCGCACGGTAGGCGTTTCTGGTGGTGGAAACTGTACACAAGTTCCAACGGTAGTTAGCACCCTGGGGAAACAAGTGTATCTGAAAAGTTAA
- the LOC139143356 gene encoding vacuolar protein-sorting-associated protein 25-like, giving the protein MAAFEWPWQYNFPPFFTLQPNLETRQKQLEAWCNLVLSYHKHNRVFSLDVTEAQSSPLFSNSQIDRKLTTDAVYIVLEELRKKGNLEWSDKSRRRCVIMWRTPEEWGSLIYQWASINGMVNTVCTLYELVSGDDTIKEEFHKLDMDLLRRALKTLEAKRKAELISFDSNEGVKFFSS; this is encoded by the exons ATGGCGGCGTTCGAGTGGCCCTGGCAGTACAATTTTCCACCTTTTTTCAC GCTTCAACCAAACCTTGAGACACGACAGAAGCAACTAGAAGCATGGTGCAATCTTGTTCTCTCCTACCATAAACACAACAGGGTATTCAGTCTAGATGTCACAGAAGCTCAGTCAAGTCCTCTGTTTTCCAACAGTCAAATTGACA GAAAGCTGACCACTGATGCAGTATACATTGTACTGGAGGAACTGAGAAAGAAAG GTAACTTGGAATGGTCAGACAAAAGTAGGAGGAGATGTGTAATCATGTGGAGAACGCCGGAAGAGTGGGGATCTCTTATATACCAATGG GCATCTATCAATGGTATGGTAAATACTGTGTGTACATTATACGAATTAGTTAGTGGTGATGACACCATAAAAGAAG AGTTTCACAAACTAGATATGGACCTCCTCAGGAGGGCATTGAAGACTTTAGAAGCCAAAAGAAAAGCAGAACTTATATCATTTGACAGCAATGAAGGTGTCAAATTCTTTTCAAGTTAG
- the LOC139143357 gene encoding NEDD8-conjugating enzyme UBE2F-like — protein sequence MITLSKKLKQDAEKRQARNPVDDSKRVSVRDRLLIKEVQELEANLPGTCKVHFDDVNKLHQFKLTIIPDEGHWRGGKFHFKVDVPEDYNMVPPKVICETKIWHPNIAENGDICLSLLRDYSVDGTGWAPTRKLKDVVWGLCSLFSDLLNFDDPLNIDAAEHFYRDREGFKSKVHEYVRRYAQR from the exons ATGATAACACTATCCAAGAAATTAAAGCAAGACGCTGAAAAAAGACAAGCAAGAAATCCTGTTGATGACAGCAAAAGGGTTTCGGTGAGAGATAGGTTATTGATCAAAGAAGTGCAAGAACTAGAAGCCAATCTACCTG GCACTTGTAAAGTTCATTTTGATGATGTGAATAAGTTACATCAGTTTAAACTGACCATTATACCAGATGAGGGTCACTGGAGGGGAGGTAAATTCCATTTCAAGGTAGATGTGCCAGAAGATTACAATATGGTG CCACCAAAAGTTatttgtgaaacaaaaatatggCATCCAAACATCGCAGAAAATGGGGATATCTGTTTAAG TTTGTTGCGTGATTACTCAGTAGATGGTACTGGTTGGGCACCaacaagaaaactaaaagaTGTAGTTTGGGGTCTCTGCTCGCTATTTTCA GATTTACTTAACTTTGATGACCCGCTAAACATAGATGCTGCAGAACATTTTTACAGAGACCGAGAAGGATTCAAATCAAAAGTTCACGAGTACGTCAGGAGATACGCACAGAGATGA